From the genome of Prionailurus bengalensis isolate Pbe53 chromosome D1, Fcat_Pben_1.1_paternal_pri, whole genome shotgun sequence:
CTGGAACATCCCCTCCTTTTAGCTGCCTTCCCTACTGCTATCCAGTTAGGcacctgcccctctctgcttgtTTGTGAGGCTGTTGCTCTGTTTACTGAACCATTAGAGGCCAAGCTTGGGGGACTGTGAATTAATAGCTAAGGTCCCTCCTGCCCTCAAGGCCCTCATTCAGACAGCGGTTCCCAATCTCTGTCAAGATGCTCATGGTTGAGGGGGGGGCAAATGTGGACAAATAGAATCCACAGTGGTAACTGCCCTGATATGGTGGGCTAGTCTAGGATTGGTTGTCTAAGTGACCACCCCCAGTCTTggagccccttgagggcaggattctttttctctgtgcttccagGGCCCAGGCAGGCCAGGCACCCGTACGACACAAGAAGAAATGTTCAATCAGGGAGTGTACATATGCAAGGCAATGACTGGATGAACAAGCAGCAGGTGGCCTCAAGAGGTGCATCGTTCAAGGAACAAAAGATGGGTGATGGACAGCCAGGTGAGCGGATAGCCAATGGAATATGCGTGCAGGTTAGAGTCATGCCTCACGATCCGCCGAaggtcagtgcagggcccgagtCAGGCCTGAAATCTGGGCCAGGCAGCGGGAGTTGGGGCTGCGGGGAGCAGCGACTCACTTTTACGCTTCTGAAATTGCTCATCTTCTTTGGACCAGGTTTCCAAGGAAGTTGTAGAGGAGGAATCCTGAGGATGGACTTTGTTGGATATCTGGGATGCACACGAGTACACTACACTGAGGGAACGTCTCAAGCTGAAGGCTGAGTGCTGTATTTGTGCCATGCTGGGGCGGAGGGCTATTACGCTAGAATGGAAAGACGGTCTGGCCACACTGTGAGACCTGTGTGGGCCAAAGACTTGGGAGCTACCATGATGGTGCTCCCCATAGCGGTGATCACCAGGGAGATGATCATGACGACGTACAGCATGGtggtgcttgccatggtgatgctCCGTGTGGTGGTGCTCACCATGGTGGCGCTCTGCATGGTGGCCGTGGTGGCGTTTGCTATGGTGGCCGTGGTGGTGCTCACTGTGGTGTCTGCCGGAGCGAGGTATGCGATCCTGGTGGGACCCCGCATAGGAATGGTGGGAATAGGTCTCTCCATGATGAAGAGGCCCTCTGTGGTGGTGGACTTCAAGATGATGCTTACCATGCTGATGGACCTCACTGTGATGGTGAGAGCCACCATAGGGGTTGGAATCCTTACGGTGGTAAGGCTCACCTTGGTGATGGAGCCCACTATGATGGGAAACTTCGCCATGGTGGTGAGATCCACCATGGTGGTGGGACCCCCTATGGTGGTGAGACTGCCCATCATGGTGGTAGGAATCACCACGGTGGCGGGGCCTATCATGATGTCTCCTGCTACCATGGTGGTGATCACCATGAACAGTGCCATGAGAAGGAGCCAGGGCAAGGGATGTGGAGTGGTGGGCTCCACCATGATGGTGGGCCTCACCATGGTGGTGGGAGTGGCGGGGGTGGTGGGAATTGCCAGAATCGTGAGAGGAGGCATTGTCATGAGAGTCTGGATATTCACCAAGGTGGTGAGATCCACTATGATGGTGGGATATGCCATAATGCTGGGATGTGCCATGATGGCGGGACTTGTCCTGATGGTGGGACCTACTGTGATGGGAGGACCCATCGTGATGGTGGGACTCACCGTGGTGGTGGGACTCACCATGGTGGTGGGGCCCCATGTGATGGGAGGACCCATGATGATGGTGGACTATGCCTTGATGGTGGGACCCGCCATGGTGGTGGGACCCACTGTAGTGGTGGGACTCACCATAGTGGTGGGACCCACCGTGGTAATGAGACCCACGATGGTGGTGGACTCCACTATGGCCTGGTCTGTGCTGTGGCGTTGGTGAGTTGGGGTGAGATAACACATCCAAATTATTGGTGTCTGCCTCATTTTGAGCTGTTTTAGCCAACGAGTGTTGATCCATGACTATGCTGGGACCTCTGGAATGAGGAGAGCTCAAGATGTGGGCCAAAAGACTCCTTCCTGAATTGTTCCTCCCACCTAAGCTGTGGCACTGGGGTTTCTAGGAAAGCCCGAGTCTTCACACGGAATTCTCCCTTTATGATGTCACCAGCAAGCCCCTTCCCAGGTCTAATTCCAAAATGTCTCCTCCTTAACATTATAGTTCAGAATCAAGGATCATTGTGTCTAGTCTTTTCATcgtaaaatgaggaaactgaggtcaagaaaagggaaggggttATTTCCGCAGGGTcagctgggaagatggcagaataggaggTCCCTAGGCTCACCTCATGATAAAGGTACAACTAAATGACACTCACATCAGGGTAAATCACCCAGAAAACAAGCTGAAGCCTGGCAGAACAAActcacaactaaaggtagagaagaggccacatcaaagaagttAGGAAGGATGAGGACATGATTTGAGAGTGAAACAGACCATAGCCATCAATGGTGGGGAAACAACCAGTGGTGCAGAGAAGGGTGAAAACAGACTTTCACACCAGGGAGCCCATGAACAGAGAGCATGAATCCCCATGATATTTGTCCTAGAAAGCAAGAGGtgccaaatttcatgagttcttacaacaaTTGGGACTAAAAGCCTGGAATttttgggtgtttgtttgttttggtgtttgtttgtttttagagagggagagagagaacaccagtgggggagaggggcagagggagagtgtggAGTTATTTCTAGAATGTATTGTAAGTCCTAGAGGGTGAATGGGACAATAACTGAAACATCCGCAATGTCTCAAGGCTGTCAAATGTGATAACATTATGAGATACAGAGCCCCTTGATCCCCCCAGAGGACAGTTAAGATACAAAACCCGTTGTAACTCCCTGACACTCCTTGAAACTACACCCACTCCCTGAATGTCTTCATGTAGTCAGCAGGTGCATGTCTGGTTTATGTCTAAAGAtcctttgtgttctctttccatGCTTTGATATGCTTTGATACTTATATCTAATGAAAGCATGAAATAAAGGCTATGCGTAGACCCCAGaccccagctgctgctgctgtctcACAAAGGCAGTCCTGCACATCTGCTCAATCTGGTGTCTGAGGACTTCTTCTTCAGTGCATGGCcacagaagggaggagagagagagagagagagagagagagagagagagaatcctaagtaggttccactctcagtacagagcctgatgcagggctcagtcccatgaccctgggatcatgacctgagccaaaatcaagagtaagaagctcaaccaactgagccatccaaacaCCCCAAATCTGGggtgttttaaaaatcagcaggctctgctctgggagaacctggagggcattaggAAGtggagtccctgcccttaaagagacagcacgaCAAAGAGTCCATGCAGATACAGAAGCTTGAAAAAGTACCAGTGGTTGGGGGGCAGATGGGAGGGAGAGTGATTTGCTCACTTCAGAGCATGACCCAGAGACACAGGGATCACAGGGAgacccctccaggaacaaaggggCTGGAAGGTGTAATTTCCCTCTCCCAACTCCTCAGCATAAACAACagacacctgtgggaaccagcgcAGCCAACACTCACTACCTACATTGCTTataccaagccccaccccctcaCACTTTGGTGAATCTGCCCTTCCCAGATCCACTGACCTTAATGCTCCTGATGTGTGCCCCATCCCCCAGGAGACCAGTGCAAACCCCACCAATACCTCATCTCCCTACCTGCACATTTTTTTGGACCTTGGGTCCAGTCACAGCAGGGGAACTTTTCATTTTGCAAGCAGACCACTTCACACCTTGTTAAAACGTGCCCCACTCCTGCTGGAGACCAAACACTACCAATAATAGGCAAAGAGAACCTGTGCAGACAACTGAACTGAGGGAAAAAGAGGC
Proteins encoded in this window:
- the CATSPER1 gene encoding cation channel sperm-associated protein 1 gives rise to the protein MDQHSLAKTAQNEADTNNLDVLSHPNSPTPQHRPGHSGVHHHRGSHYHGGSHHYGESHHYSGSHHHGGSHHQGIVHHHHGSSHHMGPHHHGESHHHGESHHHDGSSHHSRSHHQDKSRHHGTSQHYGISHHHSGSHHLGEYPDSHDNASSHDSGNSHHPRHSHHHGEAHHHGGAHHSTSLALAPSHGTVHGDHHHGSRRHHDRPRHRGDSYHHDGQSHHHRGSHHHGGSHHHGEVSHHSGLHHQGEPYHRKDSNPYGGSHHHSEVHQHGKHHLEVHHHRGPLHHGETYSHHSYAGSHQDRIPRSGRHHSEHHHGHHSKRHHGHHAERHHGEHHHTEHHHGKHHHAVRRHDHLPGDHRYGEHHHGSSQVFGPHRSHSVARPSFHSSVIALRPSMAQIQHSAFSLRRSLSVVYSCASQISNKVHPQDSSSTTSLETWSKEDEQFQKRKTARTQRAHKKLHTVNLFYRLWEKLSHLTQRLRGMLRNLTESLPFEAFIFLVVSLNTIMLVAQTFAEVEVRGEWYFMALDSVFLCIYVVEAVLKIIALGLKYFSDSWNILDFFIMIMAMLDFMLLQFNSFSFVYHQSVFRIFKVFKSLRALRAIRVLRRLSFLTSLQEVTGTLVRSLPSITAILILMFTCLFLFSVVLRALFRQSDPKRFQNIFTTVFTLFTMLTLDDWSLIYLDSRAQGAWYIIPILMIYIIIQYFIFLNLVIAVLVDNFQMALLKGLEKIKQERAARIHENLLDDSLTELRKSEPEEVVSEHTKQKQLIEKKFGTMTEKQRELLFRFLQLVAGVEHHQQKFRSQASVLDEIVDTAFETGEEDFRK